The following coding sequences lie in one Palaemon carinicauda isolate YSFRI2023 chromosome 7, ASM3689809v2, whole genome shotgun sequence genomic window:
- the LOC137644381 gene encoding uncharacterized protein: MAESSLVQEHLNAIECKWKFIPARAPWFGAIWERLIGLLKTCLKKVIGQAFLSFSELSCVVTELEAIINDRSLSYTSGDLDQLDILTPNHLILGRRLRSFPREVIDWKDETKDHLYGENKAVGKRFLYITKKCDDLWKRWEREYLTSLRETHRVGIRHESWPKMGDVVLIHDEGPRSRWKLGQIVKLHVGPDDVLRVVTLKTHTRSSNETCCQAISFGIMARD, translated from the coding sequence atggcAGAAAGTTCATTAGTGCAAGAACACCTAAATGCTATCGAATGTAAATGGAAGTTCATACCagccagagcaccttggtttggagctatatgggaaagattgattggtcttttgaaaacatgtctaaagaaagtaataggtcaggcctttctcagctttagtgaactttcctgtgttgtgaCTGAACTTGAAGCAATTATTAATGACAGATCCTTAAGTTATACATCGGGAGATCTTGACCAGTTGGATATTCTGACacccaatcatttgattttaggacgTAGATTGAGATCTTTCCCTAGGGAAGTCATAGATTGGAAAGATGAAACTAAGGACCATCTGTATGGTGAAAATAAGGCTGTTGGAAAGCGATTTTTGTACATTACAAAAAAATGTGATGACCTGTGGAAAAGgtgggagagagaatatttaacttcTCTCAGAGAAACTCATCGGGTAGGAATCAGACACGAATCTTGGCCCAAAATGGGAGATGTTGTGCTGATACACGATGAAGGACCGAGAAGTCGTTGGAAACTTGGTCAAATTGTCAAATTACACGTGGGACCGGATGATGTCTTGCGCGTGGTTACTTTAAAAACCCACACAAGGTCAAGTAATGAGACCTGTTGTCAAGCTATATCCTTTGGAattatggcaagagactga
- the LOC137644379 gene encoding uncharacterized protein: MIILLQKEYFPEEYKALEKGGKVSKLTLLVQLNLFLEEGIIRCRGRLEHVAQAAEIKFPILLPKSCFLTKLIVREHHCLQAHMGVNATMASVRQEYWVPQIRQLSKSVIHHCVICKKTQGKPYRVNIAPPLPEFRVQRKQPFSVTGPDYTGALLTKEKQQNPEKAYIVFFLFAQLLEESISN; the protein is encoded by the coding sequence atgattatcctctTACAAAAGGAATACTTCCCGGAAGAATATAAAGCTTTGGAAAAAGGGGGTAAAGTTTCAAAATTGACCTTATTAGTACAATTGAATCTCTTCTTGGAAGAAGGAATTATAAGATGCAGAGGAAGATTGGAACATGTCGCACAAGCGGcggaaataaaattcccaatcttaCTGCCGAAAAGTTGTTTTCTCACAAAATTGATAGTAAGGGAGCATCACTGTTTACAAGCTCACATGGGAGTAAATGCAACCATGGCAAGTGTGAGACAGGAATATTGGGTCCCACAGATTCGCCAATTATCCAAAAGTGTAATTCATCATTGTGTAATCTgtaagaaaacacaagggaaaccctaccgtgtaaatattgctccaccattgccagaatttcgggtgcagagaaaacaaccttttagcgttacaGGGCCAGATTATACAGGAGCGTTGTTAACTAAGGAGAAACAGCAAAATCCTGAAAAGGCCTATATTGTGTTTTTTTTGTTTGCCCAGTTACTAGAGGAATCCATATCGAATTAG